Proteins encoded in a region of the Balneolales bacterium ANBcel1 genome:
- the arsD gene encoding arsenite efflux transporter metallochaperone ArsD yields the protein MNTTIEIYDPAMCCSTGVCGTDVDDTLADFANDVKWLKSKGIEVKRFNLGQEPEAFKSNAHVLARLQKEGTNVLPVILVNNEVASEGGYPDRNQLCAWLGIQSETAINNDLEAFKNNLLENIRHTVIMGDSAEMTVKFREGQAHGIDLPDIVQAMQSGLNERQATTQQLVQTANELLGVPQNGCTPGGGCC from the coding sequence ATGAACACAACCATTGAAATATATGACCCTGCCATGTGCTGCAGCACCGGCGTATGCGGTACCGACGTAGATGATACCCTTGCCGATTTTGCCAACGATGTGAAATGGCTGAAAAGCAAAGGGATTGAAGTGAAACGCTTTAATCTCGGGCAGGAGCCGGAAGCGTTTAAAAGCAACGCTCACGTGCTGGCACGACTGCAAAAAGAGGGGACGAATGTACTGCCGGTAATTCTGGTCAACAATGAAGTTGCATCTGAAGGTGGTTACCCCGACCGCAATCAGCTCTGTGCATGGCTTGGAATACAGAGTGAGACTGCCATCAATAATGATTTGGAAGCATTTAAAAACAACCTGTTAGAAAATATCAGGCACACAGTAATAATGGGTGATTCGGCAGAGATGACAGTGAAATTCCGTGAAGGGCAGGCGCACGGCATTGACCTGCCGGATATTGTTCAGGCGATGCAATCCGGTCTTAATGAGCGACAAGCGACTACACAGCAGCTGGTTCAAACGGCAAATGAACTGCTGGGAGTACCCCAAAACGGTTGCACGCCCGGCGGCGGTTGCTGCTAA
- a CDS encoding helix-turn-helix transcriptional regulator: MIKDDLEIFIEEKKAESPEFAENFEEGYLNFKIGVLLRQAREEMGATQEQVAKKLNTTKSVISRMENHAEDIRLSTLTKYAKALGRKVKLEIQ, from the coding sequence ATGATCAAAGATGACCTTGAAATCTTCATTGAAGAAAAAAAAGCCGAAAGTCCGGAATTTGCTGAGAATTTCGAAGAAGGATATCTGAATTTTAAAATTGGAGTACTTCTTCGTCAGGCTCGCGAAGAAATGGGTGCCACCCAGGAACAAGTGGCCAAAAAGCTGAATACGACCAAGTCGGTGATTTCCCGAATGGAAAATCATGCCGAGGATATTCGACTTTCCACCCTTACAAAGTATGCCAAAGCACTCGGTAGAAAAGTTAAACTCGAAATTCAGTAG
- a CDS encoding type II toxin-antitoxin system RelE/ParE family toxin: MRVIQFYRTESGKVPVKEFLRSLPDKFSKKIAWTLRAVRETDPVPTQYLKKLTNSDDIWEIRATLGNNTFRLLGFFDHSKLIILTNGFAKKSQKVPKQEIILAEQRKQDYYRRKSHDQR, encoded by the coding sequence ATGCGCGTTATACAATTCTACCGAACAGAATCCGGGAAAGTACCTGTAAAGGAATTTCTGAGAAGTCTTCCAGACAAGTTCTCCAAAAAAATTGCCTGGACACTTCGCGCTGTTCGTGAAACGGATCCAGTTCCTACTCAATACCTTAAAAAACTCACTAATTCAGATGATATTTGGGAAATCCGGGCAACCTTGGGCAATAATACCTTTCGATTGCTCGGTTTTTTTGACCACTCCAAACTTATCATACTTACCAACGGATTTGCCAAAAAGTCTCAAAAAGTACCAAAACAAGAAATCATCCTGGCTGAACAACGAAAACAAGATTATTACCGGAGAAAATCTCATGATCAAAGATGA
- the arsA gene encoding arsenical pump-driving ATPase, which yields MNISDSTPFIFFTGKGGVGKTSLASATAIRLADSGKSVLLICTDPASNLKDVLETEVTEKVAPVNGVSNLHVVNIDPETSAEAYRQRVISPLEDILTQQDIDRIREELSGACTTEIAAFDEFARYIAGDGDNKPYDVIIFDTAPTGHTLRLLELPAAWSKFIDENPDGASCLGPSSALKTNQERYRKVVERLKDPQTTTIYLVTRPETTALREADRSGRELLDMGLTNQELLINGLFEPADETDPFAVKLSAMMKQTIDQMPKRLKNLKHHTFPLRPWNLLGIERLRQVFEPLDKKEAARVSENGLTAEPETALPDLNQLAEDLAKSSDHGLIMTMGKGGVGKTVVAAAIALRLAEQGYPVHLTTTDPAAHLTDYLEEITLPENLELNRIDPQAEKQAYIEKVLRQKGKDKTDEELRLLKEDLESPCTEEVAVFHAFSKAIHQAKRKFVVVDTAPTGHTLLLLDTTGSYHREVMRNSNVDTGNLKTPLRYLQDPKFTKLLLVTLPETTPISEASKLQDDLRRSGIEPYAWIANQSMNASSSELSDPILKMRAAAEKPLLKRVKKEEASKLYSIPFIVDDPVLTQMLQIPQQLS from the coding sequence ATGAATATTTCAGACTCTACTCCCTTCATCTTTTTCACCGGAAAAGGCGGGGTTGGTAAAACATCACTCGCCAGCGCAACGGCTATCAGGCTTGCCGACAGCGGTAAATCTGTGCTTCTGATTTGTACCGATCCGGCCTCTAATCTCAAGGATGTGCTTGAAACAGAGGTAACCGAAAAAGTTGCCCCGGTAAATGGCGTATCAAATTTGCACGTCGTTAATATTGATCCGGAAACATCAGCCGAAGCATACCGGCAGCGTGTGATTTCGCCGCTGGAAGATATTTTGACTCAGCAGGATATTGATCGTATCCGGGAGGAGTTGTCCGGGGCCTGCACCACGGAAATCGCCGCTTTTGATGAGTTCGCACGGTACATCGCCGGAGATGGGGACAATAAGCCGTATGATGTAATCATTTTTGATACGGCCCCAACCGGACACACGCTCCGTCTTCTGGAGCTGCCGGCTGCCTGGAGTAAATTTATTGATGAAAACCCGGATGGAGCCTCCTGTCTTGGGCCGTCTTCTGCCCTGAAAACCAACCAGGAGCGGTACCGGAAAGTGGTTGAGCGTCTGAAGGATCCGCAAACAACCACCATCTACCTTGTTACACGTCCGGAAACTACCGCACTGCGGGAAGCTGATCGCTCCGGCAGAGAGCTGCTTGACATGGGGCTGACCAACCAGGAACTGCTGATCAATGGGTTGTTTGAACCGGCTGACGAGACCGATCCCTTCGCTGTGAAATTGTCTGCTATGATGAAGCAGACGATTGACCAAATGCCGAAACGGTTGAAGAACCTGAAGCATCACACCTTTCCGCTGCGTCCGTGGAATCTGCTTGGAATCGAAAGGCTCAGGCAGGTTTTTGAACCGCTTGACAAAAAAGAAGCAGCACGGGTAAGTGAGAATGGTCTTACGGCTGAGCCGGAAACAGCGCTGCCGGACCTGAACCAATTGGCAGAAGACCTGGCGAAAAGCTCAGATCACGGACTGATTATGACCATGGGTAAGGGCGGAGTCGGTAAAACGGTGGTTGCTGCGGCCATTGCATTAAGACTTGCCGAACAAGGGTATCCGGTTCACCTAACCACGACTGATCCGGCTGCGCATTTAACAGATTATCTTGAAGAGATCACGCTGCCGGAAAATCTGGAACTGAACCGGATCGATCCTCAAGCCGAAAAGCAGGCATACATCGAAAAGGTACTCCGGCAAAAAGGAAAGGACAAGACGGATGAGGAACTACGCCTTCTGAAGGAAGACCTGGAATCACCCTGCACAGAGGAGGTCGCCGTATTTCATGCTTTTTCGAAAGCGATACACCAGGCTAAACGAAAATTTGTGGTGGTAGATACGGCTCCAACAGGCCATACCTTACTGCTGCTGGATACCACAGGAAGCTATCACCGGGAAGTGATGAGAAACAGCAATGTAGACACTGGAAATCTGAAAACGCCTTTACGTTATCTTCAGGATCCGAAGTTCACAAAACTACTGTTGGTAACACTGCCCGAAACAACACCCATATCGGAGGCTTCAAAACTGCAGGACGATTTGAGAAGGTCGGGTATTGAGCCATATGCATGGATAGCGAATCAAAGCATGAATGCATCCTCTTCAGAGCTGTCAGACCCGATTCTGAAAATGCGGGCCGCTGCCGAGAAGCCGCTTCTGAAACGCGTTAAAAAAGAAGAGGCAAGCAAGCTGTACAGCATCCCTTTTATCGTTGATGATCCGGTTCTCACTCAGATGCTGCAAATCCCTCAGCAACTATCTTGA
- a CDS encoding Fic family protein yields MRQYNWQQTDWPHFTYSLSGLEDKLFTFAEKVGRISGILESLPEDIQQETLINLMLEEAVKTSEIEGEFVSRQDVLSSIRKNLGLHVSPSVIKDPKAEGVGELMIDVRKSFKQPLTRQMLFRWHRMLFGDSDKIMVGKWRTHNEPMQVISGAMGKEKIHFEAPPSSQVPSEMDQFIDWFNKTDPAGKKQLQNAPIRSGLAHLYFESIHPFEDGNGRIGRAIAEKALSQSIGRPVLLSLSETIESNKKAYYNALKVGQRSNEVTKWIHYFIDLLLQSQEKSERQIEFTLRKVKFFDKYKDQFSKRQEKVINRMLDEGPDGFEGGMNARKYVGITKVSKATATRDIQQLVEMGAFVRYGKAGGRSTSYRVNL; encoded by the coding sequence ATGAGACAATATAACTGGCAACAAACCGATTGGCCACATTTTACTTATAGTCTTTCAGGACTTGAGGATAAACTATTTACGTTTGCCGAAAAAGTTGGACGCATATCGGGAATACTGGAATCCTTGCCAGAAGACATCCAGCAAGAAACCCTCATTAATCTGATGCTGGAGGAAGCTGTCAAAACCTCTGAAATAGAAGGGGAGTTTGTAAGCCGGCAAGATGTATTATCGTCCATTCGAAAAAATCTGGGGCTACACGTTTCCCCATCGGTGATAAAGGATCCCAAAGCCGAAGGGGTGGGTGAACTCATGATCGATGTGAGAAAATCATTTAAACAGCCACTTACCAGGCAGATGCTTTTTCGTTGGCACCGGATGTTGTTTGGTGATAGCGACAAAATCATGGTCGGAAAATGGCGAACACACAATGAGCCTATGCAGGTGATATCTGGCGCCATGGGTAAAGAAAAAATTCATTTTGAAGCTCCGCCATCTTCGCAGGTACCTTCAGAGATGGATCAATTTATAGATTGGTTCAATAAAACCGACCCGGCCGGAAAAAAGCAATTGCAGAATGCACCGATTCGTAGTGGGCTTGCGCATTTGTATTTTGAATCGATTCACCCATTTGAAGATGGAAATGGACGGATCGGGCGGGCCATTGCAGAAAAGGCACTGTCTCAGAGTATAGGTCGTCCGGTATTATTAAGTTTGTCTGAAACCATAGAGTCCAATAAAAAGGCTTACTACAATGCGTTGAAAGTCGGACAGCGATCGAATGAGGTGACTAAGTGGATCCATTACTTTATTGATCTTTTACTCCAGTCGCAGGAAAAATCCGAACGACAGATAGAATTTACGTTGCGAAAAGTCAAGTTTTTTGATAAATATAAAGATCAGTTCAGCAAACGTCAGGAGAAAGTAATTAACCGGATGTTGGACGAGGGACCGGACGGATTTGAAGGCGGAATGAATGCCAGGAAGTATGTAGGGATAACCAAGGTTTCAAAAGCTACAGCAACAAGAGATATTC